One window of Halorussus sp. MSC15.2 genomic DNA carries:
- a CDS encoding GNAT family N-acetyltransferase — protein sequence MSVTIIDNDGISIGRATELDHHDWDDLVERSPQASVFHYRGSLSTQADHADARVHPLVGYKGQEPVGLLPVFETRKGGMTTAFSPAPSLWVSYLGPALLNHRKLKRRKRERRNRRFVEGCLDWVERELGPKYVNVRTAPSYRDVRPFEWRDFDIDVRHTYSVDLTPGEEDVLMSFSSDARNNIRTEGDYRVYEGGRDEIRTIISQVRDRHDEQGESYGVTPAFVTDLYEKLPEGTVRPYACEIDGEVAGGMVVLESGDTAYRWQGGAKHDRDLPVNDLVDWAVMTDAMDRGVENYDLVGANEQRLCGYKAKFGPRLRSYYTMEKGSRVTNALSSVYKKFR from the coding sequence GCGGTCGCCTCAAGCGAGCGTCTTCCACTACCGGGGGTCGCTCTCGACGCAGGCCGACCACGCGGACGCCCGGGTCCACCCGCTCGTCGGCTACAAGGGGCAGGAACCGGTGGGACTGCTCCCCGTCTTCGAGACCCGGAAGGGCGGGATGACGACGGCGTTCTCCCCGGCACCGAGCCTCTGGGTCTCGTATCTCGGCCCGGCGCTCCTGAACCACCGAAAGCTCAAGCGCCGCAAGCGCGAGCGCCGCAACCGGCGGTTCGTGGAGGGGTGTCTCGACTGGGTGGAACGGGAACTCGGTCCTAAGTACGTCAACGTGCGGACCGCACCGTCGTATCGCGACGTGCGGCCCTTCGAGTGGCGGGACTTCGACATCGACGTGCGCCACACCTACTCGGTGGACCTCACCCCCGGCGAGGAGGACGTGCTGATGTCGTTCTCCAGCGACGCCCGGAACAACATCCGGACCGAGGGCGACTACCGGGTGTACGAGGGCGGTCGCGACGAGATTCGGACCATCATCTCGCAGGTCCGGGACCGCCACGACGAACAGGGCGAGAGCTACGGGGTGACCCCGGCGTTCGTGACGGACCTCTACGAGAAGCTACCGGAGGGGACGGTCAGGCCCTACGCCTGCGAAATCGACGGCGAGGTCGCCGGCGGGATGGTCGTGCTGGAGTCGGGCGACACCGCCTATCGGTGGCAGGGCGGCGCGAAACACGACCGCGACCTGCCGGTCAACGACCTCGTGGACTGGGCGGTCATGACCGACGCGATGGACCGCGGCGTCGAGAACTACGACCTCGTGGGCGCGAACGAGCAGCGACTCTGCGGCTACAAGGCCAAGTTCGGCCCGCGACTCCGGTCGTACTACACCATGGAGAAGGGGTCGCGGGTCACCAACGCGCTGTCGAGCGTCTACAAGAAATTTAGATAA